From a single Brassica rapa cultivar Chiifu-401-42 chromosome A01, CAAS_Brap_v3.01, whole genome shotgun sequence genomic region:
- the LOC103874089 gene encoding transmembrane protein DDB_G0273707/DDB_G0273361 gives MALLPVKPLSFHRFQVFPRHLITPAVSTVPGMVSAGFKSHHFVGLPSYDLCIHESVRHMRSLRSWSNRRRVSRTVGVSMPVASAEDLPAASWDSWKPDKTTVAPSLSDVIWPAAGAFAAMAIMGSIDQMLNPKGISMSVAPLGAVSAILFTTPSVPAARKYNIFVAQIGCAAIGVLTFSIFGPGWLSRSIALAASIAFMVIARASHPPAASLPLLFIDGAKLQKLNFWYVLFPSAAACILLCFLQEIVCYLKKNLKF, from the exons ATGGCTTTGCTTCCGGTGAAGCCTCTATCTTTCCACCGCTTTCAGGTTTTCCCCCGGCATCTTATTACTCCGGCTGTTTCAACTGTTCCGGGAATGGTTTCTGCCGGTTTCAAAAGCCATCATTTCGTAGGGCTCCCTTCTTATGATCTATGTATCCATGAATCTGTAAGGCATATGAGAAGCCTAAGGTCGTGGAGTAATCGTCGCCGAGTAAGCAGAACCGTCGGCGTGTCTATGCCGGTGGCTTCGGCTGAGGATTTACCGGCGGCTTCTTGGGATTCTTGGAAGCCCGATAAGACCACGGTGGCTCCGTCACTTAGTGACGTCATTTGGCCTGCAGCag GAGCGTTTGCGGCTATGGCAATAATGGGAAGTATAGATCAAATGTTAAACCCTAAAGGGATCTCAATGTCGGTTGCACCACTTGGTGCCGTCTCTGCCATTCTCTTCACCACTCCTTCTGTACCTGCTGCTAGG AAATACAATATATTCGTGGCTCAAATAGGTTGTGCAGCCATTGGAGTATTGACTTTCTCCATCTTTGGGCCGGGTTGGCTCTCCCGCAGCATCGCACTAGCTGCTTCCATTGCATTTATGGTCATTGCTCGTGCTAGTCATCCTCCTG CGGCAAGTTTACCACTACTGTTCATAGACGGGGCAAAGTTACAAAAGTTAAACTTTTGGTACGTATTATTCCCCAGTGCAGCGGCTTGCATCCTCCTCTGCTTCCTC CAAGAGATCGTGTGCTACTTGaagaaaaacttgaaatttTGA